A genomic region of Exiguobacterium oxidotolerans JCM 12280 contains the following coding sequences:
- a CDS encoding quinone oxidoreductase family protein: MKALTFSSFGDSSVLTYQEVPAPIIQSHEVLIEMKAIGLNFADIYRRKGNYHLEGAAPYILGYEGAGIITQIGEDVSGLNVGQRVAFADVPNANAEQVAAPSDRVIPLPDEISFEVGASLLLQGLTAHYLTRDSYAIQPRDLVLIHAAAGGVGQLLTQIVHSHGAVPIGLTSSKEKALIAKENGCEEVFLYSDDWVEQILTVTNNRGVDVVYESIGTTLMNSFDVTKVRGTVVFYGMTGGDPVAVDPRFLMDTSKTLTGGDLWNVLTSDEERIRRAGELFSWVISNQLHVSNPTSFPLAEGARAHDYLESRKSTGKILLIP, translated from the coding sequence ATGAAGGCTCTTACGTTCAGTTCATTCGGAGACTCCTCCGTCCTCACGTATCAAGAAGTTCCTGCTCCCATTATCCAATCTCACGAGGTCTTAATTGAAATGAAAGCAATCGGGCTTAATTTTGCTGACATCTACCGCCGAAAAGGGAATTATCACTTAGAAGGAGCCGCTCCCTATATTTTAGGATATGAGGGTGCTGGTATCATCACTCAGATCGGGGAAGACGTTTCCGGACTTAACGTCGGTCAGCGTGTTGCCTTTGCCGATGTACCGAATGCGAACGCAGAACAGGTTGCCGCTCCATCCGACCGTGTCATCCCGCTCCCTGACGAGATTTCTTTTGAAGTCGGTGCTTCCCTGCTCCTACAAGGATTAACAGCCCATTACCTGACACGTGACAGCTACGCGATTCAACCACGCGATCTTGTTTTGATTCACGCAGCAGCTGGCGGTGTCGGACAACTCCTGACTCAAATCGTTCATTCGCATGGAGCCGTTCCAATCGGACTGACTTCTTCCAAAGAAAAAGCACTCATCGCAAAAGAAAATGGATGCGAAGAAGTTTTTCTTTATTCGGACGACTGGGTTGAGCAAATTCTGACAGTAACGAATAATCGTGGTGTCGATGTCGTCTATGAATCCATTGGTACAACATTAATGAACAGTTTTGACGTCACAAAAGTAAGAGGAACCGTCGTGTTTTACGGAATGACCGGTGGAGATCCCGTCGCAGTCGACCCTCGCTTTTTAATGGATACATCAAAAACACTTACAGGCGGTGATTTGTGGAATGTTCTCACATCAGACGAAGAACGGATTCGACGGGCGGGTGAGCTGTTCAGTTGGGTGATTTCAAATCAGCTCCATGTATCAAATCCAACTTCATTCCCACTCGCTGAGGGAGCACGTGCCCATGATTATCTTGAGAGTCGAAAAAGTACAGGGAAAATCCTCTTGATTCCTTAA
- the yidD gene encoding membrane protein insertion efficiency factor YidD: MKKVMLGGIHFYQKVISPMKPATCRFYPTCSHYGKEAIEQHGAIKGGYLTTRRILRCQPFHPGGLDFVPETFSWKAPLQRENPKERENDEETVD, from the coding sequence ATGAAAAAAGTTATGCTTGGAGGCATTCACTTTTATCAAAAAGTAATTTCTCCGATGAAACCAGCGACCTGTCGCTTTTATCCGACATGCTCGCATTATGGAAAAGAAGCAATTGAACAGCATGGTGCCATTAAAGGTGGATACTTGACGACACGTCGCATTTTACGTTGCCAACCGTTCCATCCGGGTGGACTCGATTTTGTTCCGGAAACGTTTAGTTGGAAAGCACCGCTGCAGCGAGAGAATCCAAAAGAACGAGAGAATGATGAAGAAACGGTTGATTGA
- a CDS encoding tautomerase family protein — MPLLRFDVIEGRNEEELKLLLDTAHDAMVEAFDVPERDRYQIVHTHKEHEMIIQDTGLGFERTHNLVLISVTSKSRTQEKKQTLYRLLAERLEANCGLAPSDLMVSIVENDAADWSFGMGEAQFLTGKL; from the coding sequence ATGCCATTATTACGTTTTGATGTAATTGAAGGACGAAACGAAGAAGAACTCAAACTGCTCCTCGATACAGCGCATGATGCGATGGTCGAAGCTTTTGATGTACCGGAACGCGATCGTTACCAAATCGTCCATACACATAAAGAGCACGAAATGATTATTCAAGATACAGGACTCGGTTTCGAACGGACACATAACCTTGTTTTGATTAGTGTTACAAGTAAATCGCGGACGCAAGAGAAAAAACAAACCCTCTACCGCTTACTCGCAGAACGCCTTGAAGCAAACTGCGGTCTCGCGCCAAGCGATTTGATGGTGTCAATCGTCGAAAACGATGCCGCTGACTGGAGTTTCGGGATGGGTGAAGCACAATTCTTAACTGGAAAGTTGTAA
- a CDS encoding aldehyde dehydrogenase family protein: MQQTNENALKTDFTKIFINGQWRKGASDSNMENTNPFTGETLFEISAANNDDLDEAYQAAKIAQKEWAKTPALQRQGLIEQFLKVMYEEKETIIDWLIKESGSTRIKAEGEFLASVLIVKEAATFPLRMHGEIRPSVVPGKENRIYRKALGVIGVISPWNFPFHLAIRSIATAIAIGNAVVVKPATDTPVSGGLIFASLFEKAGLPKGVLNVIVGRGSEIGDSIVEHPVPRLISFTGSTEVGRHIGELAGKHLKKTALELGGNNVFVVLDDADLDRAVESAVYSKFYHQGQICMSTNRILVADSIHDEFVEKYVARVKELQFGDPSKDRTQVGPLINQSQVDRIMEEIEKTKAAGATVRVGGEANGNVIAPTVVTGVTNDMPLAKNEIFGPVAVIIPFKDDEHAIELANSLPYGLSGAVHGSSIERATEFALQVETGMIHINDQSVNDEPHMPFGGEKDSGLGRFNGEWVLEEFSTVQWVSVMHERRQYKPFFE, translated from the coding sequence ATGCAACAGACAAACGAGAACGCTCTGAAAACTGATTTCACAAAAATCTTCATCAATGGTCAGTGGCGCAAAGGCGCAAGTGACAGCAACATGGAAAATACGAATCCTTTCACAGGGGAAACACTATTTGAAATTTCAGCTGCAAATAATGACGATTTGGACGAAGCTTATCAAGCAGCAAAAATCGCTCAAAAAGAGTGGGCAAAAACACCGGCTCTTCAACGCCAAGGATTGATTGAACAGTTCTTGAAAGTCATGTACGAAGAAAAAGAAACAATCATTGACTGGTTAATTAAAGAATCAGGTAGTACACGAATCAAAGCTGAAGGCGAATTCCTTGCTTCGGTTTTAATCGTTAAAGAAGCAGCAACGTTCCCACTTCGGATGCATGGTGAAATTCGCCCATCTGTCGTACCGGGTAAAGAAAACCGCATCTACCGGAAAGCACTGGGTGTTATCGGTGTCATCAGCCCTTGGAACTTCCCATTCCATTTAGCAATCCGTTCAATCGCGACAGCAATCGCAATCGGGAATGCCGTCGTCGTCAAACCAGCGACTGATACACCTGTTTCAGGTGGATTAATCTTCGCTAGCCTATTTGAAAAAGCAGGTCTTCCAAAAGGTGTCTTAAACGTCATCGTCGGTCGCGGTTCTGAAATCGGCGATTCAATCGTTGAACACCCAGTTCCACGTTTAATCTCATTCACTGGATCAACTGAAGTTGGTCGCCATATTGGTGAACTTGCTGGGAAACACCTGAAGAAAACTGCATTGGAACTCGGTGGTAACAACGTCTTCGTCGTTCTTGACGATGCTGATCTCGATCGTGCCGTCGAGTCTGCTGTCTACAGCAAATTCTACCACCAAGGTCAGATTTGTATGTCAACGAACCGAATTCTTGTCGCAGATTCGATTCACGATGAATTCGTTGAAAAATACGTCGCTCGTGTTAAAGAACTACAGTTTGGCGATCCATCAAAAGACCGTACACAAGTCGGTCCATTGATTAATCAATCGCAAGTCGATCGTATTATGGAAGAAATCGAAAAAACAAAAGCTGCAGGTGCTACAGTTCGCGTCGGTGGTGAAGCAAACGGAAACGTTATCGCGCCAACAGTCGTAACTGGTGTAACGAACGATATGCCACTCGCTAAAAACGAAATTTTCGGACCTGTCGCAGTCATCATCCCATTCAAAGATGACGAACATGCGATTGAACTTGCAAATTCACTCCCATACGGGTTAAGTGGTGCGGTTCATGGTTCTTCAATCGAACGTGCAACAGAATTTGCGCTTCAAGTTGAAACAGGAATGATTCACATCAATGATCAGTCCGTCAACGATGAACCACATATGCCGTTTGGTGGCGAAAAAGACTCAGGTCTTGGTCGTTTCAACGGTGAATGGGTACTCGAAGAGTTCTCAACGGTTCAATGGGTATCTGTCATGCACGAACGTCGCCAATACAAACCATTCTTCGAATAA